The nucleotide sequence ATTGCGTGCTGATTAGGTCGCGCGATACCGCCATCGCGAAagaggtgtgtgtgtgtgtgtgtgtgtgtgtgtgcgtatggtAGCTCGTCCTGCTGCTCTACAAGGCTCATTTGTTAGGCCCGTGACAAGCCAGACTAATGCCCGAGATAAGCAGCTGCTCTTACCTGAAAACAGGTATACACGCGCAGCGCGAGCTTGTCGCCGCGTCGTTTTCGGGCCCGGCTCGACTCATCCGTGGAATTCGGTCTCTCTCCCTGCCGAGGAAATCTCATTTTCTCTACTCTTAGTGATTTttctccacacacacacggctcTGCACGCTCGTTTTGTTCCTGCGGCCGGGCTTACAAAGACCGATTAGTGCCTCTTCCTCGCCGCGCGGATGCTCCTTCGGGAATTACACGTGCGGCTCGTGCTTGTTGTcctgtgtgtataggtatactgcGGGGGTAGtcgcgttatatatatataggaaaaACTTTGCCCGAGCGAGTAGTGTCATTTTTTCTCGGAGGCCACGGCTCGATTACGGTCGGACGAGCTTGTAATGGATGTGGCGCGGGTAACGATGCCGGAGATTAATTTGGCTCCTTATTACGAGCTTTTTTTCCGTGTTTACATTATGCGTGCGGGGGATACATTAGCCGAATGTTTGGAGTTGGTCATTACGGCGCGGATATAACAAGCTGCTAATCGGAGCGTAATTGTTTCCATCGGGACAAGGCAAAGAAAATTAGATAATTTCGTTACAGCTGCAGCAGAGGAGTAAACGGAGTTTACACGCAATCGAAGCTGTATATAGTGCAGCGTGTAATTACGAAAAACCTGCTCTGCGGACGCATTACACCCCTCGTCGACGAAAATATATCGGTGCAGTTCTCGGAAGCGCGACTTCCGGAGAAACAGCGCTAAACAGCTCGATAAGCGTATACAAGCCAATAAACATATTTCCGAGCCCCCCGAAGTGCAAGATATGGATATAAGTCAGGCCCGAGCTGGGCAGCTTCCGAGATTGAGTTTTGAAAGGAACGCGCCCGCCCGAGGCTTGTATATGTtcaacagcgagagagagagagagagagagagagagagagagagagagagagagagagagagagagagagagagagagagagacaataaTATAACGTTTTCCGTTGTCCTGTGCCGTTGACGTGGCACTTTTTGCCGGGGAATATTAATAGCCCCGGCAATTATATCTTACGCGCCGAGGCATAAATCCGCCGGCAATTATACCGAGCGCGCGTGCCCTAGAGCCCCTGCGTAGCATATATACTGCAGcggaggcagcagcagcagcaggtacCGAAGAAATCGATACTCTCTTCCCGCCAAACCTGTCTCTCGTATGGCCTCGACTTTGCCGgcgcttcttcttcctcctttttttccgcGCATCGGAGTAGCCATACTCGGCAGGAATTCGGAGTCCACTCTGCGGCAGCGGATCTCATATTCCCTCTGTCCCCCGCCGCAATTGAGTTATTAAATCAAGTACATCATCGCGGGCATTGTCTCGCCGGCGGCCGGACTTCAAGCCAATAAtacagcgcgcgcgatttccaagagagagagagagagagagagagagagagagagagagagagccgcgcggcAGCGACCACTTGTTGCGGAGCGTGCATCTCTCGTAAACCTCGTTGGCGCGTCAAGAAAAAAGTCAGCTCTATATCGTAAagcggcctctctctctctctctctctctctctctctctctctctctctcttggcgaAATTTCGAGTGAGATATCTCCCCGGGCGTATCTGGCactgcagcagctgctgctgcgcagcAACAAAAGGAGGAGAGGAAAACAAGGCGAATATAATGTGCGCCGCGCGTGCACCGGCTGAAAAATGCAGCGCCATGGATAGGGTGACGCCCCTATTATTAAGcggaacaatttttttaattaagacGTGCGTACACCGCGCGCATTCGTCTCAGTCAGTAAACAAGTTTTCGGCTCTCGCGGTGGAGGATCAACTACCGGAATGACGCACGCCGTGTAATTGCTTCGGCTGCGTGCGCGAGCTCGCGCTTGATGAAACCGGGGGGTATACGTGTGCGGCACGAggcttttgtttatttatccAGAGTGAGCGTCTAGCAAACAGACATTAATTCGGCGCGAGAGGGAGACTCGAGGGGTTGGCTCTGCTCTCTGTGGGATGTATATACAAACGAGGCACGAATGGATCGTCGTatgtattttagattttttttctgtaccCTGGTTTATTAATCGCCTTTTCATTCCCGGCTGTTATATCCGCGAGGGAAATTATCGAGCGTGCGGCTTCGCGTGTTTGTCAGTGAAGCCTTTGTGCTCTAGCTCCCTCGTGCGCCGTCTAAATTTCAGCGGGACGAAAAAAGTCTTACATCATCGCGCACTGTATTCCCTAACGACTCGACTTAATAACCTCTCTCcacctcttttttctctccctctctctgctCTATGTAAACAGTTTTTTCCTCGCATTCGAGCAACGCAAACATCTCATCAGAGCGAAATCAGCTTTATTGttcgaaaaaattttctccAAAAACGTGAGAGAGTGCCAAAAAGTTAGGTCAGCAgcgccggcagcagcagtggtTAACCCAAGGCCCAATAAGCCGGCCCATAAATCGCGGCCGATAAAGGCGCCTCCTTTGCACGCGATAATTGAGGGCTCACCTCCCTCTCTccgaaaacgagaaaaaagaggGAAGAAAAGGAAGGAGAAGACGGTATAACCCCACCCATCGCACTATTCGGCGTCGCTGCAGCTATCGTCGCTGCCGCTCTTGATCCTGACTACGAGGCCAGGTGGCTTGGCCGGGGCGAGGAGCCTGTACCTGCCCTGGGCCGTTTTCTCGATCCTCCGGAGGGCGAGGCCGGCTCGCAGTACCTGCTTCACGCGGAACGCCGCCTTTGTCTCCGTCATTCGCAGATGCCGCATGACGTGGCGCAGGATATCCTCGAAGCTCACGCCGCCCTCGGACATCTTCTTCAGGCCGCGCAAAAAATCTCGCCTgttcgaaaaataaagttataattttagcCGGCGTGATTGCACCTTCTCTCGTATAACAAATGGCATAAGCAAGCATTATATACACGACGCGCGAGGGAcgaggacgagagagagagagagagagagagagagagagagagagagagagagagagagagagagagagagaaaaggacgGCGCGCGCAGCTGGAAGCTACGGCTCCTAATTGGATCACGCACACttgcgcgagtgtgtgtgtgcgtgtgtgcgagcgCCGAGGGGGttagagagaggagaggacaATGAAAGGgagcgaacgagagagagtCGTAGATTAACGCGGTAATTGAGACACGGCGTCGGCGCAAGAAATTCGCCATTACCCCCGAGATTAAGCGTTTCCGAGAACGGCCGGGACGCCGGCTACTACTCATAGGCCCCGATGCTTCTTAATTCGTCCGGCTGCATCAGTTGGGAATAGAGAcattcgccgccgccgcgcgcgcaaaaagacAGTCTCCTCATTTTTCGCGGAAATCATCGGAATCCGAACGCTTCCGCGGAAAACACACTTTTTCAGCGAAGCTCTTTAAAATAGCGCCCGAGCTTTTTGggacgccgcgcgcgcaggtgTTTTGCTCTTCGGGGATGAGACTGATGAAGACATagatactctctctctctctctctcggtcggATTTTAATCTATTAACGAGGAGGAGACTATTTGTGCCGCGCGCAGCCGGCTGAAAAATGGCCAGAAGCGCTCCGGCTCTAATTAGCTAACTAGTCGAGGAATTTCCCTacgattatttttcaaacCTTTTCACCGAGCTTTCAAACAAATCACTTTTCCGTCGCGTGTAGGGACGTGGGAAAGTTTCCCTCTATACACGCGACGGGGTTCAAGAAACCTCTAAAAAAGTGTTTGTTTACATAATCGCGACCGAGGCTGACAGAAATATCTCGTTGCGGCAATGTGCGACCCGAATttttcgagcgcgcgagaggcttATAGAGACGGCAGCTGTACACGCTTTGCTATTTTAACGCGCGCGGTAAATTTTCCGCGAGCTTCTTTATTGTGCGCGAGAGACGCTTTGGAGCGAGGCATGCGTGCCTTTTTCGCCGCGACTGAATTATGTAATGGCTTTCTGgcgttttcattaaaaaaataatcgccggctgtgaaattaaaaaattatgcaGCTTTGCGTGCTGGGGAGGATCTctccacgcacacacactcgtTCATATACGTGCGAGTTTCGAAACTTTTTCCGCTTTTGaggattaaaattttaacgaaCGTAGTttcagtgcgcgcgcgcgatcaaAGAAAGCGTTTTTTGAACATCCGAAAACCTCTTGCCTAGACGATCCCGCGCACACTGACCACAGAGGCACTCGAGGCATCCGGCTCCGAAATTCCAGCtcggaaggaaaaaaaatcacagcTTGCGCCTACTTTCTCGCCAATTACTCGCGCAATACCCGCTTCCTCGCTCTCTTGGCTCTTGTACACACACGTATGCATAGGTATATGTTGTATACCGCATCGCCCGAGGCTCGTCTACCCATTACCATTGTACGGCATAAAACCCAACAACGGAGAACAGCTATATGGcgcagagagagggagagaggaccGCGGCGAGTTTTTCCTCGGGCGGCGCGTGCTACAACATTTGTTCCCTCGTCCCACTGCGCGCCGCGTCCCTATATCGCATCGCATTTCTCATCAGTATAgtaaaagggagagagagagagagagggacgacgCCAACAGTCTGGCCGGCGAGCTAAAACATATGGCAGCGAAGCTACTGCTACCAGCCACTTCTTCCCCTCCTCCGCGCTCCTCCCCCTCGGCGTATAATGCACAGGCGGCGGCGCAAATCCGACGTCGAGCGGTAAAATAGAGTCATTATGCTCGATGACCAGGTTTCCGCacctgcttctctctctctctctctctctctctctctctctctctctctgcaagcgcgcgcgtgtgtgtgtaggccGCCGCAGGTGAGAAACTCGTTTCATAACCGCGTCATAACTCCGGGACCCCAGAATTCCacgttatttttttcctccttctcttttcgaatatacgcgcgcgagcgtcgcgTAGGCTTTCCAGAAAAACGGACCGCGGCATAAAAGCGCTGAGTAAGGCCCCGCCAGCCAGATAAAGTCATtacgctctcgctctctctctctctctctctctctctctctctctctctctctctctctctctctctcggcggcgcaAACGAGTTATTCACACGCGAGCGAGCAAGCGCGGCCCTTCGGTCGTTGTACCGGCGATGCTTATTCTGCGGCTACTCTACACACTACGCTATATAACAGGCGCGCGCTCCCTCCCCGAATCTGGCCAATTTTCGACGGACGCGTGATGgctttatatacatatacggcTCGCGTGAGAGAGGGGACATAATAGAATTCGTTAACTAGCGGCGCGaaacagagagcgagagcgttGTTCGTGACGACGATTGCCCGGTGTCAAACACAGCCGTTCGAGCTAGGATATTACCGCATGgccgtttgtgtgtgtgtgtgtgctcgaTATGGCGTAATGCGGGGTGTCATTTGTCCGAGCGCACCTATcctatatacgtgtgtacacGTGTGCGCGGTATTAGAGAGGAGACATAATGGCTCTCGCTGACAATGAAGCGTTTTCGAGCGCTGTGATGTATAAGATACAGCTACGCGGCGTCGTGAGCGAGCGAAATTGCTCAATTTTCGAAATTGACCGGGGTTATAATGTAGAGGACGACCCCCCTTCCTTCGTTATATCTCTTCTCGGCGACTCAATCGTTATCCTCGAGCGAATTTCTCCCAGTGTGCACGTGTGTGTCGGTATATCAACGCGCGCGTAACGTGAAAAGAGTGTGAGTTTACCGCTGCTCTCTATTCCGCgaagttaaaaattaaaagtccGCGCCACACTCGCGAAAAATAATCTCGCCCGCTTGCGCTCGGCTATATACGGGATAGGAAATCTGCCGCCGTTAAATTTTCATGCGTCAAAAGCGCCCGGCTTCCTGAACTTTCAAACTTTAACGGCGCAATACTTTttccgtttctctctctcactgtctCGCTCCCCCGCGTGCTACAGGTATACCTACAAACCGAAGGGTAAACCGaagattaaagaaaaatgaattttacgaGGCAACGCAACGCTTGCGCGTCCTCGAGAAaaactttcctttttttacaGCCTCTCTCCTTTTCCTCCTGTATACTTGCCGAAATTCCCGATTTTCCCATGAGTAGTCTCGGCTCTGGTTATAATAGAAGAAGGTCGTGTGTTTCTCTAGTCCATAATCGAGGCCCATAACGCGGCCTCATTAGGTTTTACAAGCGTTGAGGGAAATTTTTACGGCTGCTCTCACCGCCAGCGTGgataccgagagagagagagagagagagagagagggagcagtAAATTATTACGAGTTGTAATTTATTTGCGCGGGGATAATAAATACGTTGCGAGAGTGGGGGTCGCTTCGTTATGGTGATTGATTGACTGTTCGGAACGCGATTATCGCCGGGGATTAGGAGGAGCcttccactctctctctctctctctctctctctctctctctctctctctctctctctctctttcttggcTTATTCTGCGGCGGCGACGTTTTAATTTGCCGGTTTCGCGTTGCGGCACCGAGCTTTAGAAGCGCAATAAAACCGTAAATTTTCGGAGGTCAAAACACCGTGtcgggaaaaaaaattctttttcgaGGACGTTACTGCCTTTGCAGTGTATACCTATGCGTAAGGTGCTCGGCTGCTGGTGTGCATTATACAGGACAATGCTCGGCGCGCGGGCTTGGTTGCAGTTGCactttcgagagagagagagagagagactgcgtGCATATCCATAATTCATAGAGCTGTAAATTTCGGGTCGGTCGTTGCTCGGGAGGTTATACGGCGCTCGACACTTTTTTATGAATCACTTATACCTTTACAAGTGCCTTTATTGCGTTACACTGTTGTTTCCGTCGGCGATAAAAAGTCCGCTCTATATCGTTTCTTATAAATATCACCGGCGAGATATAGCGTATCAAGCGGATATACGACGATGCGTAAATATAGATAAAACCCGTAGAATTCAACTGTTTGGCCAAGCGCCGGGAATGGGGTCagcgtcgccgccgccgcgacaaATGTTTGAAAAGCTAATCAGTCATCGACACCGAAAATACATACTCACGGCAGCCGCACTCCCCTTCGCGTCAGCTACATAACGCGCTCGGAAAGCGTCGAAAGCCCGAATGACAAAGCGCTTACGTAATATATCCAACGGCCGACGGAAGTCCCTGATCAGCTCGCGTCGCACGCGAGAGGGAAATCCGAAAaagtagagagaaaaatccCGGCGCAACAACGAACTCGCGAGTCTCGCAAAAAAGACgccatcctctctctctcaaaatcAAAGAAGAAAAGCCCCGGGCCGCTGCAAGCAAAAGCCGCGACTCGGCGATGATGATGAAGAAGGCGAgagggaggaggaggaggagagagagagagagagagagagagagagagaaagggttGAGCTCGAAAGTCACGCGATGATgctgccgcggcggcggctgaaAAACAGGCCGGGGATTTACACGTGTACTGAGAAGAAGAGCTGCGAGAGTGTGCAGTAGCTGAGGGGCGACGCTGGCACACGATGATCCATCTCCGACTCCTCTATGGAAatatccgagagagagagagagagagagagcgtcggGGTGggccctttctctctttttctcccccTCGTGCAAAAcccttcctctttctcttactgcttctcctcctcctcctcctcctcctccttcctcttcttcttcgcgtcgcgagcgagaggaaaaaagagtaGCGAGCTCGAAACGCGTGTGAATTGTTGGGATT is from Nasonia vitripennis strain AsymCx chromosome 1, Nvit_psr_1.1, whole genome shotgun sequence and encodes:
- the LOC103316864 gene encoding uncharacterized protein LOC103316864; this encodes MPPRVVIFRGENKDTARAALDSLALDPPYNARRPTLVAIGAEATTTTTTATTTTTRRTRPASPRAQLTHDIGLFTRDFLRGLKKMSEGGVSFEDILRHVMRHLRMTETKAAFRVKQVLRAGLALRRIEKTAQGRYRLLAPAKPPGLVVRIKSGSDDSCSDAE